The Collimonas fungivorans Ter331 genome has a segment encoding these proteins:
- a CDS encoding tail fiber assembly protein, with protein MAKMKKQVVKTPASETVKDVMSETELPIIIDPAPIPAPPTIVLPESPALENPPEPANPFAYSDIKDIVRLPMGFQCLVKFECQDSYLTFLATADDVEPHGRAIYTACESGQLGDAPHYFPTDAELLEAVQERASRELRRANSEVTKYQDRVDIDDASDVDFAMLRVWKTYRVGLNRLPEQANYPNRITWPVAPDATAL; from the coding sequence AAAACAGGTGGTCAAGACTCCAGCAAGTGAAACCGTCAAAGATGTGATGAGTGAGACAGAACTGCCGATCATCATCGACCCAGCGCCGATTCCAGCGCCGCCGACGATCGTCCTGCCAGAATCGCCGGCACTGGAGAACCCACCTGAGCCAGCGAACCCGTTTGCCTATTCGGATATCAAGGACATCGTCCGGTTGCCGATGGGTTTTCAATGCCTGGTGAAATTTGAATGCCAGGACAGCTACCTGACGTTTCTGGCTACCGCCGACGATGTCGAGCCGCACGGACGTGCCATTTATACCGCATGCGAGTCCGGTCAACTGGGCGATGCGCCGCATTATTTTCCGACCGATGCTGAACTGTTGGAGGCCGTGCAGGAGCGTGCCAGCCGCGAGCTGCGTCGCGCCAACAGCGAAGTGACCAAGTACCAGGATCGCGTCGATATTGACGACGCCAGCGACGTCGATTTCGCCATGTTACGCGTCTGGAAAACCTACCGCGTCGGCCTCAATCGCTTGCCGGAGCAAGCGAATTATCCGAACCGTATCACCTGGCCGGTCGCACCCGACGCCACGGCTCTTTAA